A window from Aquiluna borgnonia encodes these proteins:
- the gltB gene encoding glutamate synthase large subunit, translating into MPALSPFQRFSAGPEAVGLYDPTAEKDACGLAMVATLRGSAGHDIVEMALSSLRNLEHRGAVGSDAGTGDGAGILSQMPDRFLRRVVDFELPPMGQYGAGLVFLEENSKAKDKVALEQLAAAENLKVLGWRTPPTRPEVLGDLARAAMPVIEQVFVMGASGEKDLELERKLFRLRKRSEREIGLYHPSLSYRTMVYKGMVTTLQLEPFYPDLSEPDFESQLALVHSRFSTNTFPSWPLAHPFRFIAHNGEINTVKGNANWMAARESQLESEVLGNIDQLKPIVTRGASDSATFDEVLELLVLSGRSLPHAMMMMIPGAWEKQLDLDPKVRDFYEYHSMIMEPWDGPAAVIFTDGSTVGATLDRNGLRPGRFVVTEDGFVILASEIGVANIPADKIVRKGRLQPGKMFLIDTKAGQIIEDEQIKSEIAAQEPWGEWLEENMINLRDLPEREHIRYSSSSVNRRQRVFGYTEEDLKEFIGPMARAGQEPIGAMGTDTPIAAISERPRLLFDYFTQQFAQVTNPPLDAIREEVVTSMTASIGPVPNLLDATPEHAKQLVMDFPILTNDELARIKHIDRANNIGKAVTISCLYRVDDGAESLEARLAEMAVEVDEALDAGATFIILSDRDSNRELAPIPSLLSLSSVHHHLIRQGTRLRAGLVVECGDARDVHHAATLIGYGASAINPYLALETAEDMVVKGLITGITPERSSKNMVKAMGKGVLKVMSKMGISTVASYAGAQCFEIIGLSQDLVDKYFTGTTTKLGGVGLEILHHEIEKRHRAAYPVEGATKIHLPLEVGGEMKWRREGPPHLFNPETIFKLQHSTKQKRYDIFKEYTKAVDDQSERLMTIRGLFEFKKTRPSISIDEVEPISEIVKRFSTGAMSMGAISPEAHEVLAIAMNRIGAKSNTGEGGESVERLLDRNRRSAVKQVASGRFGVTSMYLTHADDIQIKMAQGAKPGEGGQLPPHKVYPWIADLRHSTPGVGLISPPPHHDIYSIEDLKQLIFDLKRANRSARVHVKLVSQFGVGTVAAGVAKAKADVVLISGHDGGTGASPLNSLKHAGTPWELGLAEAQQTLLLNGLRDRIVVQVDGSMKTGRDVVIAALLGAEEYGFATAPLVVEGCILMRVCHLDTCPVGVATQNPELRARFQGQADHVVNFFEFLAQEVREHLAELGFRSLEEAIGHVELLDVNRAVKHFKADGLDLTPIFAAKDMDLTQNLKNTTVQDHELEEHFDFPLLQVAEPALKHAQSVVIDRVINNTNQAIGTMLGNELTKRWGEQGLNPGTLTLNLVGSAGQSLGGFVPRGITINVQGDCNDYVGKGLSGGTITVRPETSAGFVAAENVIAGNVIGYGATSGQIFLNGVVGERFLVRNSGAEAVVEGVGDHALEYMTGGRAVILGRTGINLGAGMSGGIAYVYKLSEARVNREALQSGELTLAALDSTDAAELRGLIEAHVLATDSTRAKALLQNFDAELVNFVKVMPRDYAKVLEIQRNATELGIELDGEEVWTQILEVTGG; encoded by the coding sequence ATGCCCGCACTCAGTCCTTTCCAGCGCTTTAGCGCAGGTCCCGAAGCTGTTGGTCTATACGACCCAACAGCTGAAAAGGATGCCTGTGGTTTGGCGATGGTTGCGACGCTTCGCGGAAGTGCCGGTCACGACATTGTTGAAATGGCTTTGAGCTCCCTTAGGAACCTTGAGCACCGCGGAGCCGTTGGTTCTGATGCCGGCACCGGTGATGGTGCGGGAATTCTTTCTCAGATGCCAGACAGATTTCTACGCAGAGTGGTCGATTTTGAACTACCGCCAATGGGTCAGTACGGAGCGGGTTTGGTCTTTCTGGAGGAAAACTCCAAGGCAAAAGACAAAGTTGCACTTGAGCAGCTAGCCGCAGCCGAGAACCTAAAGGTACTCGGCTGGCGCACCCCTCCCACGCGTCCTGAGGTATTGGGCGACTTGGCTCGCGCGGCTATGCCAGTAATCGAGCAGGTTTTTGTGATGGGAGCTTCGGGGGAGAAGGACCTGGAACTTGAGCGCAAGCTCTTTAGGCTGCGCAAGCGCAGTGAGCGGGAAATTGGCCTCTACCACCCATCGCTTTCTTACCGGACCATGGTCTACAAGGGCATGGTCACAACCCTGCAGCTGGAGCCGTTCTACCCGGACCTCTCAGAGCCAGACTTTGAGTCACAGCTGGCCCTGGTTCACTCAAGGTTCTCAACTAACACGTTCCCATCTTGGCCCCTTGCGCACCCATTTAGGTTTATCGCCCACAACGGTGAGATCAACACCGTGAAGGGGAACGCGAACTGGATGGCTGCCCGAGAATCCCAACTTGAAAGCGAAGTTCTGGGCAACATCGACCAGCTGAAGCCGATTGTCACCCGAGGTGCCTCCGATTCAGCAACCTTTGATGAGGTGCTGGAGCTGCTGGTGCTTTCTGGCAGATCGCTTCCGCACGCCATGATGATGATGATTCCCGGAGCCTGGGAGAAGCAGCTCGATCTCGACCCTAAGGTTAGGGACTTCTACGAGTACCACTCGATGATCATGGAGCCATGGGATGGACCTGCGGCAGTTATTTTCACTGACGGTTCGACCGTTGGGGCAACCCTCGACCGCAATGGGCTTCGCCCAGGTCGCTTCGTGGTTACCGAAGATGGCTTCGTTATTCTCGCCTCTGAAATTGGTGTGGCAAACATTCCAGCCGACAAGATCGTCCGCAAAGGCCGCCTGCAGCCAGGAAAGATGTTCCTGATTGATACCAAGGCCGGCCAGATTATCGAAGACGAGCAGATCAAGAGCGAGATCGCAGCTCAAGAGCCCTGGGGTGAGTGGCTCGAAGAGAACATGATCAATCTCCGTGACCTTCCAGAGCGCGAGCACATTCGCTACTCGAGCTCATCGGTAAACCGCAGGCAGCGAGTCTTTGGCTACACCGAGGAGGACCTGAAGGAATTTATCGGGCCAATGGCACGCGCGGGGCAGGAGCCGATTGGTGCAATGGGAACCGACACCCCAATTGCGGCCATTTCCGAGCGTCCTAGGTTGCTGTTTGATTACTTCACTCAGCAGTTTGCTCAGGTGACTAACCCTCCGCTTGACGCTATTCGCGAGGAGGTGGTCACTTCGATGACCGCTTCCATCGGTCCGGTTCCAAACCTGCTGGATGCCACCCCCGAGCATGCCAAGCAGCTGGTGATGGACTTCCCGATTCTGACCAATGACGAACTCGCCAGAATCAAGCACATTGACCGAGCCAACAATATTGGTAAAGCGGTCACAATCTCTTGCCTTTACCGCGTGGATGACGGCGCGGAATCGCTCGAGGCACGACTCGCTGAAATGGCTGTCGAGGTTGATGAGGCACTTGATGCCGGAGCCACCTTCATCATCCTCTCGGACCGCGATTCCAACCGCGAACTCGCGCCAATTCCGTCGCTACTTTCTCTCAGCAGCGTTCACCACCACCTGATCAGGCAGGGCACCAGACTCCGCGCCGGATTGGTCGTGGAGTGTGGCGATGCCAGAGACGTTCACCACGCGGCAACTTTGATTGGCTACGGCGCCTCTGCAATCAACCCCTACCTCGCCCTGGAAACAGCCGAGGACATGGTTGTCAAAGGCTTGATCACTGGAATCACACCGGAGCGCAGCAGCAAAAACATGGTCAAGGCCATGGGCAAGGGTGTCCTGAAGGTCATGAGCAAGATGGGTATCTCTACCGTTGCCTCTTACGCCGGTGCTCAGTGCTTTGAAATCATTGGCCTAAGCCAGGACCTAGTGGATAAGTACTTCACCGGCACTACCACAAAGCTGGGTGGAGTTGGGCTCGAAATCCTGCACCACGAGATTGAAAAGCGTCACCGTGCCGCCTATCCGGTAGAAGGGGCGACCAAGATTCACCTTCCCCTTGAGGTTGGTGGTGAAATGAAGTGGCGCCGAGAGGGGCCGCCGCACCTTTTCAACCCGGAGACAATTTTCAAGCTGCAGCACTCCACGAAGCAGAAGCGCTATGACATTTTCAAGGAGTACACCAAGGCGGTTGACGACCAGTCTGAGCGCCTAATGACCATTCGCGGTCTTTTTGAATTCAAAAAGACCCGTCCTTCCATCTCTATCGACGAGGTCGAGCCAATCTCCGAGATCGTAAAACGCTTTTCCACCGGCGCCATGTCGATGGGTGCCATCAGCCCGGAGGCACACGAGGTTTTGGCAATCGCCATGAACCGCATCGGTGCCAAGAGCAACACCGGAGAGGGTGGCGAATCCGTCGAAAGACTTCTAGACCGTAACCGCCGCAGCGCTGTGAAGCAGGTTGCATCCGGCAGGTTCGGTGTCACCTCGATGTACCTGACACATGCGGATGACATTCAGATCAAGATGGCCCAGGGAGCCAAGCCGGGCGAAGGTGGCCAACTTCCTCCGCACAAGGTCTACCCGTGGATCGCTGACCTGAGACATTCAACCCCTGGTGTCGGATTAATCTCTCCACCCCCGCACCACGACATCTACTCGATTGAGGACCTCAAGCAGCTGATCTTCGACCTGAAGCGAGCCAATCGCTCCGCCAGGGTGCACGTGAAACTGGTTTCGCAGTTTGGCGTAGGCACGGTTGCAGCCGGTGTGGCGAAAGCCAAGGCGGATGTTGTGCTGATCTCCGGGCACGACGGCGGCACCGGTGCAAGTCCGCTGAACTCCCTCAAGCACGCCGGAACCCCGTGGGAGCTTGGCCTTGCGGAGGCGCAGCAGACGCTGCTGTTGAATGGCTTGCGCGATCGAATCGTGGTCCAGGTCGATGGTTCCATGAAGACCGGTCGCGACGTTGTGATTGCGGCACTGCTGGGTGCTGAGGAATATGGTTTTGCCACCGCTCCGCTAGTGGTTGAGGGCTGCATCCTGATGCGCGTGTGCCACCTTGACACCTGCCCGGTTGGTGTTGCCACTCAGAACCCTGAGTTGCGAGCAAGATTTCAGGGTCAGGCGGACCACGTGGTTAATTTCTTTGAGTTCTTGGCTCAAGAGGTGCGTGAGCACCTCGCCGAGCTGGGCTTCCGAAGTCTTGAAGAGGCCATTGGACATGTCGAATTGCTCGATGTGAATCGAGCCGTGAAGCACTTCAAGGCTGATGGCTTGGACCTGACTCCAATTTTTGCTGCTAAGGACATGGACCTTACACAGAACCTAAAGAACACCACGGTTCAAGATCATGAGCTTGAAGAGCACTTTGACTTTCCGCTGCTACAGGTTGCTGAGCCTGCCCTGAAGCACGCCCAGTCAGTTGTGATTGATCGAGTGATAAACAACACCAACCAGGCGATTGGCACCATGCTTGGAAACGAGCTGACCAAGCGCTGGGGCGAGCAGGGGCTCAACCCGGGAACTTTGACCCTGAACCTCGTTGGTTCTGCTGGACAGTCGCTAGGCGGCTTTGTCCCCAGGGGAATCACTATCAATGTTCAGGGCGACTGCAACGACTATGTCGGTAAGGGATTGTCCGGAGGAACCATCACCGTTCGCCCCGAAACCAGCGCTGGTTTCGTTGCCGCGGAGAATGTAATTGCCGGAAACGTGATTGGCTACGGGGCGACCTCAGGTCAAATCTTCCTAAATGGCGTTGTCGGTGAGCGCTTCCTGGTCCGAAACTCAGGTGCCGAGGCGGTAGTTGAGGGAGTGGGCGACCACGCCTTGGAGTACATGACCGGTGGTAGGGCCGTAATCCTCGGCCGCACCGGCATCAACCTCGGTGCGGGCATGTCCGGTGGCATCGCTTACGTCTACAAGCTCTCAGAGGCCAGGGTCAACCGCGAAGCATTGCAGAGTGGGGAGCTCACTTTAGCGGCCCTGGATTCAACCGACGCTGCCGAACTGAGGGGCCTGATTGAGGCCCATGTGTTGGCAACCGACAGCACGAGGGCCAAGGCTCTTCTGCAAAACTTCGATGCCGAGCTGGTGAACTTCGTAAAGGTGATGCCGCGCGACTACGCAAAGGTGTTGGAAATCCAGAGAAACGCGACCGAGCTGGGCATTGAGCTGGACGGCGAAGAGGTCTGGACTCAGATTTTGGAGGTGACAGGTGGCTGA
- a CDS encoding glutamate synthase subunit beta, with translation MADPRGFLKVTERETAPRRPVPVRIKDWKEVYAERNSEVVQRQAGRCMDCGIPFCHQGCPLGNLIPEWNDLTHRGRGREAIDRLHATNNFPEFTGRLCPAPCESACVLGINQPAVTIKEIEVSIIDDAFDAGYVTPSVPERLTGKTVAVVGSGPAGLAAAQQLTRAGHTVAVFERDDRIGGLLRYGIPDFKMEKHHIDRRIAQMEAEGTRFRPGTNIGVDISWEELRIRYDAVLIATGAMVPRDLKVVGRELNGVHFAMEFLTQANQVVAGDSVSGQISAEGKHVIILGGGDTGADCLGTATRQGALSVTTLAIGKQPPEERTSDQPWPMMPSLFEVASAHEEFGERKYLHSTVEFVGENGQLTGLKVADTEFVDGKRLPKPGTERVLPADLVFLALGFTGVESQELTSQLHVPIDSRGNVSRDGRYAVADGVFAAGDAGRGQSLIVWAIAEGRAAAAAIDEYLEGETELPFPVKPTDRPISVYS, from the coding sequence GTGGCTGATCCACGTGGATTTCTGAAGGTTACCGAGCGAGAGACCGCTCCCAGAAGACCGGTACCGGTTCGCATCAAAGACTGGAAAGAGGTCTACGCCGAGCGCAACTCTGAGGTCGTTCAGCGTCAGGCTGGACGCTGCATGGACTGCGGTATTCCGTTCTGCCACCAGGGCTGCCCGCTTGGAAACCTAATTCCCGAGTGGAACGACCTAACCCATCGGGGTAGAGGCCGTGAGGCTATCGATCGCCTACACGCCACCAACAACTTCCCGGAATTCACCGGAAGACTTTGCCCAGCCCCCTGCGAGAGTGCTTGCGTGCTCGGTATCAACCAGCCGGCAGTCACCATCAAGGAAATTGAAGTTTCGATTATTGACGATGCTTTTGATGCAGGTTACGTAACCCCTTCGGTTCCAGAGCGCTTGACCGGAAAAACCGTGGCCGTCGTCGGTTCTGGCCCAGCCGGACTGGCAGCGGCGCAGCAGCTTACGCGCGCTGGCCACACGGTGGCTGTCTTCGAGCGCGATGACCGAATCGGCGGTCTACTTCGCTACGGCATTCCAGATTTCAAAATGGAAAAGCACCACATTGACCGACGCATAGCGCAGATGGAGGCTGAGGGCACTCGTTTCCGCCCGGGAACCAACATCGGTGTCGACATCAGCTGGGAAGAACTCAGGATTCGCTACGATGCAGTGCTGATTGCTACCGGTGCGATGGTTCCAAGAGACCTAAAGGTAGTCGGCAGAGAGCTAAACGGCGTTCACTTCGCAATGGAATTTCTTACGCAGGCAAACCAGGTGGTTGCCGGAGATTCCGTAAGCGGTCAAATTTCAGCCGAGGGAAAGCACGTGATCATCCTCGGCGGCGGCGACACGGGTGCAGACTGCCTAGGCACTGCGACCAGGCAGGGCGCGCTGAGCGTCACGACCCTCGCCATTGGAAAGCAGCCGCCTGAGGAGCGCACCAGCGATCAGCCCTGGCCCATGATGCCAAGCCTGTTTGAGGTAGCAAGTGCCCACGAGGAGTTCGGTGAGCGCAAGTACCTTCATTCCACCGTGGAATTCGTTGGCGAGAACGGTCAGCTCACCGGTTTGAAAGTTGCGGACACGGAGTTTGTGGACGGGAAGCGACTACCCAAGCCCGGCACCGAGAGGGTCTTGCCGGCCGACCTCGTTTTCCTCGCCCTTGGCTTCACCGGGGTCGAGTCCCAAGAATTAACTTCCCAGTTACACGTCCCGATTGATTCTCGGGGTAATGTTTCGAGGGATGGTCGGTATGCCGTGGCGGATGGAGTATTTGCTGCTGGAGATGCCGGCCGAGGCCAGTCGCTGATTGTATGGGCGATTGCCGAGGGTCGCGCCGCTGCTGCCGCGATTGACGAGTATCTCGAAGGCGAGACTGAGCTTCCATTCCCTGTGAAGCCAACTGATAGGCCAATTTCGGTCTACAGCTAA
- the pyk gene encoding pyruvate kinase, with protein MRRAKIVATFGPAVADYDKARAIIEAGVDVARMNLSHGSHEVHEGVYATIRKAASDVGKPVGILVDLQGPKIRLGRFAEDKVILANGATFKITTDDIQGDVNICSTTYKGLPGDVKPGDQLLIDDGRIGLRATAVDATTVTCVVEVGGPVSNNKGINLPGVAVNVPALSEKDEDDLRWALKLGADMIALSFVRNAKDIVRVHEIMAEEGRFVPTIAKIEKPQAVDALEEIVDAFDGVMVARGDLGVELPLEQVPLVQKRAVELSRRWAKPVIVATQMLETMISASRPTRAEASDVANAVLDGADALMLSGETSVGEYPIETVQTMARIIESTEENGLERIPSLGTKPHTHSGAVVRAALEIAELLGSKYVCVFTESGDTLRRVSRLRSRVPVLAFTPNEEVRRKLALVWGATTFIAEHVKHTDDMIKQVDELVLASGKCRVGDEVVIVAGSPPGIPGSTNSLRVHRVGDAVHRAAPGYGN; from the coding sequence ATGAGACGCGCCAAAATTGTGGCAACTTTCGGCCCTGCCGTGGCTGATTACGACAAAGCTCGAGCAATTATCGAAGCAGGTGTGGATGTGGCTCGCATGAACCTCAGCCACGGCTCACACGAGGTTCACGAAGGGGTCTACGCAACCATTCGAAAGGCTGCCAGCGACGTTGGTAAGCCGGTGGGAATCCTGGTAGACCTGCAGGGGCCAAAGATTCGCCTGGGAAGATTTGCAGAGGACAAGGTTATCCTTGCCAACGGCGCTACTTTCAAGATCACCACGGATGACATTCAGGGTGACGTGAACATTTGCTCCACTACATACAAAGGTTTGCCTGGCGATGTGAAGCCGGGAGACCAGCTGCTTATCGATGATGGCCGAATTGGCTTACGAGCAACCGCAGTGGATGCGACGACTGTGACCTGCGTGGTTGAGGTTGGCGGTCCGGTTTCAAACAACAAAGGCATCAACCTTCCCGGTGTTGCGGTGAACGTGCCAGCACTGTCAGAGAAGGACGAGGATGACCTGCGCTGGGCTCTGAAGCTCGGTGCCGACATGATCGCTCTCAGCTTTGTCAGAAACGCCAAGGACATCGTTCGAGTTCACGAAATCATGGCCGAGGAGGGACGTTTTGTTCCGACCATCGCCAAGATTGAAAAGCCCCAGGCAGTCGACGCCCTGGAAGAAATCGTTGACGCCTTTGACGGTGTGATGGTCGCTCGAGGCGACCTGGGTGTTGAACTGCCGCTTGAGCAGGTGCCACTGGTACAGAAGCGAGCGGTAGAGCTATCGCGTCGCTGGGCGAAGCCGGTCATTGTCGCCACCCAGATGCTGGAAACCATGATTTCAGCCTCAAGACCTACCCGTGCAGAGGCCTCTGACGTTGCCAACGCTGTGCTGGACGGTGCCGATGCACTGATGCTCTCCGGCGAGACGTCGGTGGGAGAGTACCCAATCGAAACCGTCCAAACCATGGCGCGCATTATTGAGTCCACTGAGGAAAATGGACTAGAGCGTATTCCATCGCTTGGCACCAAGCCCCACACCCACTCCGGTGCGGTCGTGCGCGCAGCGCTGGAAATCGCAGAGCTGCTGGGCTCCAAGTACGTCTGTGTTTTTACCGAGTCTGGTGACACCCTCCGACGAGTCTCAAGACTGCGCTCTCGAGTACCGGTCTTGGCCTTCACGCCAAATGAGGAAGTCCGTCGCAAGCTTGCGCTGGTTTGGGGTGCAACCACCTTTATCGCCGAGCACGTAAAGCACACCGATGACATGATCAAGCAGGTTGACGAACTTGTGCTAGCCAGCGGCAAATGCCGGGTTGGCGATGAGGTTGTGATTGTTGCTGGTTCCCCTCCGGGAATCCCAGGATCAACCAACAGCCTAAGAGTTCACCGAGTGGGAGACGCGGTTCACCGCGCAGCTCCCGGCTACGGAAACTAG
- a CDS encoding ANTAR domain-containing response regulator, translated as MAEALKVVVVEDEGLIRMDVVATLQEAGYQVIGEGADGEEAIRLATELEPDLIVMDIKMPKLDGISAAEKIAELKIPVVLLTAFSQSELVTRAAEAGAMAYVTKPFKPTDLLPAIQIALSRHEELVSLETEIADLQDRLETRKLMDRAKGLLQSKMQLTEPDAFRWIQKASMDRRLTMAQVAKTVIEQLGEKQ; from the coding sequence ATGGCAGAAGCGCTCAAGGTTGTAGTAGTCGAAGACGAAGGTCTAATTCGCATGGACGTGGTCGCCACGCTCCAAGAGGCCGGTTACCAGGTAATCGGTGAGGGCGCAGACGGTGAAGAGGCTATCCGCTTGGCGACCGAGCTGGAGCCCGACCTAATTGTGATGGACATCAAGATGCCCAAACTCGATGGCATCTCCGCCGCTGAGAAGATAGCGGAGCTTAAGATTCCAGTCGTGCTACTGACCGCCTTTTCCCAATCGGAGCTAGTGACCAGGGCAGCGGAGGCCGGAGCCATGGCCTATGTCACCAAACCCTTCAAGCCAACCGATCTCTTGCCAGCCATACAAATTGCCCTTTCGCGGCATGAGGAGCTGGTTTCTCTTGAAACTGAAATTGCAGATCTTCAGGACCGCTTAGAAACCAGAAAGCTTATGGATCGGGCCAAGGGCCTGCTGCAGTCAAAGATGCAGCTCACCGAACCTGATGCCTTCCGCTGGATACAGAAAGCCTCGATGGACCGCAGGCTAACGATGGCTCAGGTGGCAAAAACTGTCATTGAGCAACTGGGGGAGAAGCAGTAG
- a CDS encoding PaaI family thioesterase — protein sequence MKQRGLGALADSMGIKLVELSAERAVATMPVAGNTQPIGILHGGAHVVLAESLGSFAANVHAHPWGYAVGIELNASHHASISEGVVTGTCTAVKLGKTLTTHEIKMTDESGRLLSTVRITNYLRAK from the coding sequence ATGAAACAGCGTGGGCTGGGTGCTCTCGCGGATTCGATGGGCATAAAGCTAGTTGAGCTAAGCGCGGAACGCGCCGTAGCGACCATGCCGGTGGCGGGAAACACTCAACCGATTGGGATTCTGCACGGCGGAGCGCATGTTGTCCTGGCGGAATCACTGGGGAGTTTTGCCGCTAATGTCCATGCCCACCCCTGGGGCTATGCCGTGGGGATTGAACTAAACGCCTCTCACCACGCGTCAATCTCCGAGGGAGTGGTCACTGGCACATGTACCGCGGTCAAGCTAGGAAAGACTTTGACCACCCACGAGATAAAAATGACTGACGAGTCGGGCAGGTTGCTCTCCACTGTGAGGATCACTAACTATCTCAGGGCAAAGTAG